Proteins encoded together in one Corallococcus soli window:
- a CDS encoding M1 family aminopeptidase produces the protein MRCCHRHAPAAAGSSDPHPFSLPGATEHYAAPRPVRAEHVRIELDLDFPQRAIAGTCTTRVSAVRAVFTVTFDAVDLDVTGARVDGKPVPFSNSGAHVRVELPRALEAGQACDIALAYRARPRRGLYFWGPDAGYPDRPLQAWTQGQDIDARCWFPCLDTPAQKATSEVIATFPAAMTSLSNGVLVSDITTGERRTQHHRMAQPHAPYLVTLVVGEFDEATDTVGTTPLRYLFPRGRREDALRCVARTPQMVAAYEAITGEPYPWSGYAQVFVTEFILGGMEHTTATTLVDTVLHDARAHLDYTAEPLISHELAHQWFGDLLTCRDWPHGWLNEGFATYFEVLWKERGDDRDEADHHRMLDLDAYLSETRERYARPIVARSFQAPMDLFDRHLYEKGGLVLHELRRRVGDDLFLRALRHYVARHRHGVVETVDLARAFEEATGHNLDPVFDQYVFSPGHPELKVEVRYEADDARLRIAVRQTQRTDAGTPVFRLPLDVVVTANGQDTHHRLDVTDAEHRFHLPCPAAPSQVRVDPRRDVLGTLDVDKAVGLWREELALAPEPRARTEAALALGKDGGLRSVEALGRALTDTAGFWATRAACAKSLGRIRTPEARTHLLDALDTAHPRVRRAVVAALGEFRHDPPVAGRLRALVESGDASYFVEAEAARALGRVRAPDALPLLEAAAARPSFQDVIGAGAMDGLAETQDAAAFPVAVARTAYGQPAFLRRAAVVAVAKLAEGANRKREAVDLFAQLLRDPQFRVQLAVCEAASTLGDRRLLPALEGTAFSDPRTRRHAREAVRALREGTPQAREVASLREELDALKQETRTLREKLETLSLREAPAARAKPKPKTKTKTRSAKRGRTPAPKRR, from the coding sequence ATGCGCTGCTGCCACCGCCACGCCCCCGCCGCCGCCGGGTCCTCGGACCCGCATCCGTTCAGCCTCCCCGGCGCCACCGAGCACTACGCGGCGCCCCGCCCCGTGCGCGCCGAGCACGTGCGCATCGAGCTGGACCTGGACTTCCCCCAGCGTGCCATCGCCGGCACCTGCACCACCCGCGTGTCCGCCGTCCGCGCCGTGTTCACCGTCACCTTCGACGCGGTGGACCTGGACGTCACCGGCGCGCGCGTCGACGGCAAGCCCGTCCCCTTCTCCAACTCCGGCGCCCACGTGCGCGTGGAGCTGCCCCGCGCGCTGGAGGCGGGACAGGCGTGCGACATCGCGCTCGCCTACCGCGCCCGGCCCCGCCGCGGCCTCTACTTCTGGGGCCCCGACGCGGGCTACCCCGACCGGCCCCTCCAGGCGTGGACGCAGGGGCAGGACATCGACGCGCGCTGCTGGTTCCCGTGCCTGGACACGCCCGCGCAGAAGGCCACGTCGGAGGTCATCGCCACCTTCCCCGCCGCGATGACGTCCCTGTCCAACGGGGTGCTCGTCAGCGACATCACCACCGGCGAGCGCCGCACCCAGCACCACCGCATGGCGCAGCCCCACGCGCCCTACCTCGTCACGCTGGTGGTGGGCGAGTTCGACGAGGCCACCGACACCGTCGGCACCACGCCGCTGCGCTACCTGTTCCCCAGGGGCCGCCGCGAGGACGCGCTCCGGTGCGTCGCGCGCACGCCCCAGATGGTCGCCGCCTATGAGGCCATCACCGGCGAACCCTATCCGTGGAGCGGCTACGCGCAGGTGTTCGTCACGGAGTTCATCCTGGGCGGCATGGAGCACACCACCGCCACCACGCTGGTGGACACGGTGCTGCACGACGCTCGCGCGCACCTGGACTACACCGCCGAGCCGCTCATCTCCCACGAGCTGGCGCACCAGTGGTTCGGCGACCTGCTCACCTGCCGCGACTGGCCGCACGGCTGGCTCAACGAGGGCTTCGCCACCTACTTCGAGGTGCTGTGGAAGGAGCGCGGCGACGACCGCGACGAGGCCGACCACCACCGCATGCTCGACCTGGACGCGTACCTGTCCGAGACGCGCGAGCGCTACGCGCGCCCCATCGTCGCGCGCTCGTTCCAGGCCCCCATGGACCTGTTCGACCGCCACCTCTACGAGAAGGGCGGCCTGGTCCTCCACGAGCTGCGCCGCCGCGTGGGCGACGACCTCTTCCTGCGCGCCCTGCGCCACTACGTCGCCCGCCACCGCCACGGCGTGGTGGAGACGGTGGACCTGGCGCGCGCCTTCGAGGAGGCCACCGGCCACAACCTGGACCCCGTCTTCGACCAGTACGTCTTCTCCCCCGGCCACCCGGAGCTGAAGGTGGAGGTCCGCTACGAGGCCGACGACGCCCGCCTGCGCATCGCCGTGCGGCAGACGCAGCGCACGGACGCCGGCACGCCCGTCTTCCGCCTCCCGCTGGACGTGGTCGTCACCGCGAACGGGCAGGACACGCACCACCGGCTGGACGTCACCGACGCGGAGCACCGCTTCCACCTGCCCTGCCCCGCGGCGCCCTCGCAGGTGCGCGTGGATCCCCGCCGCGACGTGCTGGGCACGCTGGACGTGGACAAGGCCGTGGGCCTGTGGCGCGAGGAGCTGGCCCTGGCCCCCGAACCCCGCGCGCGCACCGAAGCCGCGTTGGCGCTGGGGAAGGACGGCGGCCTGCGCTCCGTGGAGGCCCTGGGCCGCGCGCTGACGGACACCGCGGGCTTCTGGGCCACCCGCGCCGCGTGCGCGAAGTCCCTGGGCCGCATCCGCACCCCGGAGGCCCGCACGCACCTGCTGGACGCGCTGGACACCGCGCACCCGCGCGTGCGCCGCGCGGTGGTGGCCGCCCTGGGCGAGTTCCGCCACGACCCACCGGTGGCCGGGCGGCTGCGCGCCCTGGTGGAGTCCGGGGACGCCAGCTACTTCGTGGAGGCCGAGGCCGCGCGCGCGCTGGGTCGCGTGCGGGCTCCGGACGCCCTGCCCCTGCTGGAGGCCGCCGCCGCGCGGCCCTCGTTCCAGGACGTGATTGGCGCGGGCGCCATGGACGGCCTGGCGGAGACGCAGGATGCGGCCGCGTTCCCGGTGGCCGTGGCCCGCACCGCGTATGGACAACCGGCGTTCCTGCGCCGCGCCGCCGTGGTCGCCGTGGCGAAGCTGGCGGAGGGCGCGAACCGCAAGCGCGAAGCGGTGGACCTGTTCGCCCAGCTCCTGCGCGACCCGCAGTTCCGCGTACAGCTGGCGGTGTGTGAAGCGGCCTCCACCCTGGGCGACCGGCGCCTGCTGCCCGCGCTGGAAGGCACGGCCTTCAGCGACCCTCGCACCCGCCGCCATGCCCGCGAGGCCGTGCGCGCCCTGCGCGAAGGGACGCCCCAGGCCCGCGAGGTCGCCTCGCTGCGCGAGGAGCTGGACGCGCTCAAGCAGGAGACGCGCACGCTGCGGGAGAAGCTGGAGACGCTCTCCCTGCGTGAAGCCCCCGCCGCCAGAGCCAAGCCCAAGCCCAAGACCAAGACCAAGACCCGGTCCGCGAAGCGCGGCCGAACGCCCGCGCCCAAGCGGCGGTAG
- a CDS encoding DnaJ domain-containing protein: protein MQSVLYFSDKQVREKLFAFVDAAPGLLLVTGLRHGAAMTRPPQAREPFASLEALFGDVLAQVLVADEGTTEGMWRDPMGDLGDRLYPEDKKRAYAAATGYLLLQAGKPLTVVRKHGGPADDLWFLQEALSRLGPGIPPPDPAKRPGTRRPEAAPRAPPRYGPASTREEPWPRSSGRGEAPPRSGSADDPTPPRGRRAVPPPEAVEPEGKDPWVVLGIARGTPKDEARKAFRALIAQYHPDKVAHLAPEFHTLAERRTREILDAWEALGRDPA, encoded by the coding sequence GTGCAGTCCGTCCTCTATTTCTCCGACAAGCAGGTGCGAGAGAAGCTCTTCGCGTTCGTGGACGCAGCGCCCGGGCTGCTGCTGGTGACGGGGCTGCGCCATGGCGCGGCGATGACGCGCCCGCCCCAGGCACGCGAGCCCTTCGCGTCGCTGGAGGCCCTGTTCGGCGACGTGCTGGCCCAGGTGCTGGTGGCGGACGAGGGCACCACGGAGGGCATGTGGCGCGACCCGATGGGGGACCTGGGCGACCGGCTCTACCCGGAGGACAAGAAGCGCGCGTACGCGGCGGCCACGGGCTACCTGCTCCTCCAGGCCGGCAAGCCGCTCACGGTGGTGCGCAAGCACGGCGGCCCCGCCGACGACCTGTGGTTCCTCCAGGAGGCCCTGAGCCGGCTGGGTCCGGGCATCCCGCCGCCCGACCCGGCGAAGCGCCCCGGCACGCGCCGCCCTGAAGCCGCCCCGCGCGCCCCGCCCCGCTACGGACCGGCCAGCACCCGTGAGGAGCCCTGGCCCCGCTCCAGTGGCAGGGGTGAGGCACCGCCCCGCTCCGGGTCCGCGGATGACCCGACGCCGCCCCGGGGCCGCCGCGCGGTTCCGCCACCGGAGGCCGTGGAGCCCGAGGGAAAGGATCCGTGGGTCGTGCTGGGCATCGCGCGGGGCACGCCGAAGGACGAGGCGCGCAAGGCGTTCCGCGCGCTCATCGCGCAGTACCACCCGGACAAGGTGGCGCACCTGGCGCCGGAGTTCCACACGCTCGCCGAGCGCCGCACGCGCGAAATCCTGGACGCGTGGGAGGCGCTGGGGCGGGACCCTGCCTGA
- a CDS encoding endonuclease/exonuclease/phosphatase family protein has translation MDASPLRIVTYNVRYFGHMLKGLASTIGPKRRVAAALATLDPLPDVVCLQEVETSSIRSNIVHRPTRPGETQLEAFMERVEETFALQGRDMPYEAFYFRAHHYKLGELSLYTTGLAMLVNTRTLQVDKHNVEAPEHITHHHVQGLKERKQSRICAHMRVLRRRDQRAFHIFNTHLSLPTPFAREFWATRDKMGCGSNQLHEARKLTEFIQLHSKTEPFVVCGDFNSPPSSPVYRYLTGDAHLTCAQAAVGQIDPTLSRAFPTAGFMRMRMHLDHLFSGGGVSWLDADETRPFGDLTSRFHGLSDHVPLIARFKLDAAAPALIL, from the coding sequence ATGGACGCGTCCCCACTGCGAATCGTCACGTACAACGTCCGCTACTTCGGCCACATGCTGAAGGGGCTCGCGAGCACCATCGGCCCCAAGCGCCGCGTGGCCGCCGCCCTGGCCACGCTGGACCCGCTGCCGGACGTCGTGTGCCTCCAGGAGGTGGAGACGTCCTCCATCCGCAGCAACATCGTCCACCGGCCGACACGCCCCGGCGAGACGCAGTTGGAGGCCTTCATGGAGCGCGTGGAGGAGACCTTCGCGCTCCAGGGGCGGGACATGCCCTACGAGGCGTTCTACTTCCGCGCGCACCACTACAAGCTGGGCGAGCTGTCGCTCTACACCACCGGGCTCGCGATGCTCGTCAACACGCGCACCCTCCAGGTGGACAAGCACAACGTGGAGGCCCCCGAACACATCACGCACCACCACGTCCAGGGCCTGAAGGAGCGCAAGCAGAGCCGCATCTGCGCGCACATGCGCGTCCTGCGCCGCCGCGACCAGCGCGCCTTCCACATCTTCAACACGCACCTGAGCCTGCCCACGCCGTTCGCCCGCGAGTTCTGGGCCACGCGCGACAAGATGGGCTGTGGCAGCAACCAGCTCCACGAGGCGCGCAAGCTCACCGAGTTCATCCAGCTGCACTCGAAGACGGAGCCGTTCGTGGTGTGCGGGGACTTCAATTCGCCCCCGTCGTCGCCCGTCTACCGCTACCTCACCGGCGACGCCCACCTGACGTGCGCCCAGGCGGCCGTGGGGCAGATCGACCCGACCCTGTCACGCGCGTTCCCCACCGCGGGCTTCATGCGCATGCGCATGCACCTGGACCACCTGTTCTCCGGCGGCGGCGTGAGCTGGCTGGACGCGGATGAGACGCGCCCCTTCGGCGACCTCACCAGCCGATTCCACGGCCTGTCCGACCACGTGCCCCTCATCGCGCGCTTCAAGCTGGACGCGGCAGCCCCGGCGCTCATCCTCTGA
- a CDS encoding DUF3037 domain-containing protein, with product MPTPSSFDYAIIRLVPRVEREEFINVGVVLFCVQHRFLGARVELDEARLKALSPDADVELLKGHLESFRRVCAGGKDAGPIGRLPQKERWHWLVAPRSTMLQTGPVHVGLCEDPDRSLEHLLDTMVRVKPAV from the coding sequence GTGCCCACGCCCAGCTCGTTTGATTACGCCATCATCCGGCTGGTGCCCCGCGTGGAGCGCGAGGAGTTCATCAACGTGGGCGTGGTGCTCTTCTGCGTGCAGCACCGCTTCCTGGGCGCGCGCGTGGAGCTGGATGAGGCGCGGCTCAAGGCGCTGTCACCGGACGCGGACGTGGAGCTGTTGAAGGGCCACCTGGAGAGCTTCCGCCGCGTGTGCGCGGGCGGGAAGGACGCGGGGCCCATCGGGCGGCTGCCGCAGAAGGAGCGCTGGCACTGGCTGGTGGCCCCGCGCAGCACCATGCTCCAGACGGGCCCCGTGCACGTGGGGCTGTGTGAGGATCCGGACCGCTCGCTGGAGCACCTGCTGGACACGATGGTGCGGGTGAAGCCGGCGGTTTGA
- a CDS encoding HipA family kinase, giving the protein MLRTVTATRYVTPLREGGSLPAIVEANDAGLYVVKFRGAGQGAKALIAELLAGELARVLGLRVPELVFVELDTSLGRNEPDSEIRELLKSSAGLNLALDYLPRSVTFDPLAVPVPESKVASAIVAFDAFVTNVDRTPKNPNLLVWHRNLWLIDHGAALYFHHSWDGWEERSQTRFAPIKDHVLLPWAHALAEAGDLLRERVTREVVERIVGTIPEAWLGQEPAFASTAEHRAAYVTWLLRRLEAAPAFIEEATRAHAQLV; this is encoded by the coding sequence ATGCTCAGGACGGTCACCGCCACGCGCTACGTGACGCCCTTGCGCGAAGGGGGCTCGTTGCCCGCCATCGTGGAGGCGAACGACGCGGGGCTCTATGTCGTGAAGTTCCGGGGAGCCGGCCAGGGCGCCAAGGCGCTCATCGCCGAGCTGCTGGCCGGAGAGCTGGCGCGCGTGCTGGGCCTGCGGGTGCCGGAGCTGGTGTTCGTGGAGCTGGACACGTCGCTGGGGCGCAACGAGCCGGACAGCGAGATTCGCGAGCTGCTCAAGTCGAGCGCCGGGCTGAACCTGGCGTTGGACTACCTGCCGCGCTCGGTGACGTTCGACCCGCTGGCGGTGCCGGTGCCGGAGTCGAAGGTGGCGTCCGCCATCGTGGCGTTCGACGCGTTCGTGACGAACGTGGACCGCACGCCGAAGAACCCCAACCTCCTGGTGTGGCACCGCAACCTCTGGCTCATCGACCATGGGGCGGCGCTGTACTTCCACCACTCGTGGGACGGCTGGGAGGAGCGCAGCCAGACGCGCTTCGCGCCCATCAAGGACCACGTGCTGCTGCCGTGGGCGCACGCGCTGGCGGAGGCCGGGGACCTGCTGCGCGAGCGGGTGACGCGGGAGGTGGTGGAGCGCATCGTGGGGACCATTCCGGAGGCGTGGCTGGGCCAGGAGCCCGCGTTCGCGTCCACGGCGGAGCACCGCGCGGCGTACGTGACGTGGCTGCTGCGCCGGCTGGAAGCGGCGCCGGCGTTCATCGAGGAGGCGACGCGTGCCCACGCCCAGCTCGTTTGA
- a CDS encoding MarR family winged helix-turn-helix transcriptional regulator, whose protein sequence is MSSEDFLRLDLQLCFPLYAASRAMVQAYTPLLSKLGLTYPQYLVMLVLWETDGVSVKELGEKLYLDSGTLTPLLKRLETLAFVRRERSTQDARSVRVSLTPQGRGLRRKAAAIPEAIACRTGLSMEELARLRRDVQRLFESVSR, encoded by the coding sequence ATGTCGTCGGAAGACTTCCTCCGCCTGGACCTCCAGCTCTGCTTCCCGCTCTACGCGGCCTCACGGGCGATGGTGCAGGCCTACACGCCGCTCCTGTCGAAGCTGGGGCTGACGTATCCGCAGTACCTGGTGATGCTGGTGCTGTGGGAGACGGACGGCGTGTCGGTGAAGGAGCTGGGGGAGAAGCTGTACCTGGACTCGGGCACGCTCACGCCCCTGCTCAAGCGGCTGGAGACGCTGGCCTTCGTGCGCCGGGAGCGCTCCACGCAGGACGCGCGGTCGGTGCGCGTGTCGCTCACGCCGCAGGGGCGGGGCCTGCGCCGCAAGGCCGCGGCCATCCCGGAGGCCATCGCCTGCCGCACCGGATTGTCGATGGAGGAGCTGGCCCGGCTGCGCCGGGACGTCCAGCGCCTGTTCGAATCGGTTTCAAGGTAG
- a CDS encoding organic hydroperoxide resistance protein, translated as MAHVTLTEKLYSTTATTHGGRNGRLSLNDSPLDNLELAMPKSLGGSGKTTATNPEQLFAAGFSSCFESALRLVAGKMGKKLDEKAGVKATVTIGKTPEGGFGLAVELQGILPGIPQEEAQKLMEAAHQVCPYSNATRGNIEVKVSVAE; from the coding sequence ATGGCCCACGTCACCCTGACCGAGAAGCTCTACTCCACCACCGCCACCACGCACGGGGGCCGCAACGGCCGGCTGTCGCTCAACGACAGCCCCCTGGACAACCTGGAGCTGGCGATGCCCAAGTCGCTGGGCGGCTCCGGCAAGACGACGGCCACCAACCCCGAGCAGCTCTTCGCCGCGGGCTTCTCCTCCTGCTTCGAGAGCGCCCTGCGCCTCGTGGCGGGCAAGATGGGCAAGAAGCTGGACGAGAAGGCGGGCGTGAAGGCCACCGTCACCATTGGCAAGACGCCCGAGGGCGGCTTCGGCCTCGCGGTGGAGCTCCAGGGCATCCTGCCCGGCATCCCCCAGGAGGAGGCCCAGAAGCTGATGGAGGCGGCCCACCAGGTGTGCCCGTACTCCAACGCCACGCGCGGCAACATCGAGGTGAAGGTCTCCGTCGCCGAGTAG
- a CDS encoding bestrophin family protein: MVEYDPHRWWSYFHYLRGSMVKEIVGRVLLFVLWSAGVVAFSNHVSHVGVPPTVHTLAGMSLSLLLVFRTNASYDRFWEGRKLWGGIVNETRNLVRASEVFLGRTPLFASLVRWTAVFPFAASASLRGQRQLGPRAGDLPPEAVQEVLKAQHVPLGVARRMSAVLDEGRRQGLYPEYVQMQLDQNVQLLIDYLGGCERIHRTPMPFAYMVHLRRALILYCLTLPFALVDTFGWVTVPSIFVVTYVFFGIEEIGVEIEDPFGTDDNDLPLDTICENIQRNLLAFLPATGTNPEDRSAA; encoded by the coding sequence ATGGTTGAGTATGACCCGCATCGATGGTGGAGCTACTTCCACTACCTGCGCGGTTCGATGGTGAAGGAGATCGTCGGCCGTGTGTTGTTGTTCGTCCTGTGGTCCGCGGGCGTGGTGGCCTTCTCCAACCACGTGAGCCACGTGGGCGTCCCCCCCACGGTGCACACGCTGGCCGGCATGAGCTTGAGCCTGCTGCTCGTCTTCCGCACCAACGCCTCCTATGACCGCTTCTGGGAGGGCCGCAAGCTGTGGGGCGGCATCGTCAACGAGACGCGCAACCTGGTGCGTGCGTCGGAGGTGTTCCTGGGCCGCACGCCCCTGTTCGCCTCGCTGGTGCGCTGGACGGCCGTGTTCCCCTTCGCCGCCTCCGCCTCGCTGCGCGGTCAGCGACAGCTGGGCCCCCGGGCCGGGGACCTGCCTCCGGAGGCCGTGCAGGAGGTGTTGAAGGCACAACACGTCCCGCTCGGCGTGGCGCGGCGGATGTCGGCCGTGCTGGATGAGGGCCGGCGCCAGGGGCTGTATCCGGAGTACGTCCAGATGCAGCTCGACCAGAACGTGCAGCTGCTCATCGACTACCTGGGCGGCTGTGAGCGCATCCACCGCACGCCCATGCCGTTCGCGTACATGGTGCACCTGCGCCGCGCGCTCATCCTCTACTGCCTCACCCTGCCCTTCGCGCTGGTGGACACCTTCGGCTGGGTGACGGTGCCGTCCATCTTCGTCGTGACCTATGTCTTCTTCGGCATCGAGGAGATTGGCGTCGAGATTGAAGACCCCTTCGGCACCGACGACAACGACCTGCCGCTCGACACCATCTGCGAGAACATCCAGAGGAACCTGTTGGCCTTCCTCCCGGCCACCGGGACGAACCCGGAGGACCGCTCCGCCGCCTGA
- a CDS encoding patatin-like phospholipase family protein → MRRHVSLPLVVLLCATGGCSALRTDVLLDTLNAPESSKPEDAPPRVPAVERVAGLTRAQLMDAYVDAERAGGWMDGLGASPEVVVDMTACLLQHAGNDTAVCYENPERTGFLDRAVKASAWGVPLPAQSFSVTAPSDAEVDAERFLSNALGLGPSLAALQQSLEVPLTREALSQGIREGAASAAGYVRARAWRRDLRRPSNAVVLSGGGANGAFSAGAIWRLLGILEQCRGKPAPEGCGDARIDLAAGTSTGALISTLVDLFHTPGQEAKARRLLMGNYTCTVESDLYCVNSTWLWNLADDTRGLVQFDGVYTKLEEVIQPGMFHNGTELVSVSVDFQTGDVFGVSDQDPEDFKAGVTDAERKRGMTRAIVASIVEPVLSDPVVSLPSASGKRKGTYYDGGVRSGLPLLQAVQRGAERVLVISTGGVNPGPAKSPKNAMNVLMRTIDLFVAQPRVGEVQQAELLAVARRLGEYNVCIMRGASEDFCRRKGPGFQAPGLAPAAGQAVWMGAARFDQVATSWRTAWMFKPEMGLATASGYSFTPEVMQPLFVAGVESLQKRCTEVLGLFDIQGTLAARECARQLVEVSDEAREALPSVQQCRKDKPERRTCD, encoded by the coding sequence ATGCGCCGTCACGTCTCGCTCCCGCTGGTGGTCCTTCTCTGTGCGACGGGGGGGTGCAGCGCCCTCCGCACGGACGTCCTGCTGGACACGCTGAACGCACCGGAGTCGTCGAAGCCCGAGGATGCTCCGCCCCGGGTTCCGGCGGTGGAGCGCGTGGCCGGGCTCACGCGCGCGCAGCTCATGGACGCGTACGTGGACGCCGAGCGCGCCGGGGGGTGGATGGACGGGCTGGGCGCCTCGCCGGAGGTGGTGGTGGACATGACGGCCTGTCTGCTCCAGCACGCCGGGAACGACACCGCGGTCTGTTATGAGAACCCGGAGCGCACGGGCTTCCTCGACCGGGCGGTGAAGGCGTCCGCGTGGGGCGTGCCGCTGCCCGCGCAGTCGTTCTCCGTGACGGCGCCGTCCGACGCGGAGGTGGACGCGGAGCGCTTCCTGTCGAACGCGCTGGGGCTCGGGCCGTCGCTGGCGGCGCTGCAGCAGTCGCTGGAGGTGCCGCTGACGCGCGAGGCCCTGTCGCAGGGCATCCGCGAGGGCGCGGCGTCGGCGGCCGGCTACGTGCGCGCGCGCGCGTGGCGCCGGGACCTGAGGCGGCCCTCCAACGCGGTGGTGCTCAGCGGTGGCGGCGCCAATGGCGCGTTCAGCGCGGGGGCCATCTGGCGGCTGCTGGGCATCCTGGAGCAGTGCCGGGGCAAGCCCGCGCCGGAGGGCTGCGGGGATGCGCGCATCGACCTGGCGGCGGGGACGAGCACCGGGGCGCTCATCAGCACGCTGGTGGACCTGTTCCACACGCCGGGCCAGGAGGCGAAGGCGCGCCGGCTGCTCATGGGCAACTACACGTGCACGGTGGAGTCGGACCTGTACTGCGTGAACTCCACGTGGCTGTGGAACCTGGCGGACGACACGCGGGGCCTGGTCCAGTTCGACGGCGTGTACACGAAGCTGGAGGAGGTCATCCAGCCGGGGATGTTCCACAACGGCACGGAGCTGGTGTCCGTGTCGGTGGACTTCCAGACGGGGGATGTCTTTGGCGTGAGCGACCAGGACCCGGAGGACTTCAAGGCGGGGGTGACGGACGCGGAGCGCAAGCGGGGGATGACGCGCGCCATCGTGGCGTCCATCGTGGAGCCGGTGTTGTCGGATCCGGTGGTGTCGCTGCCGTCGGCCTCCGGCAAGCGCAAGGGGACCTACTACGACGGCGGGGTGCGCTCCGGGCTGCCGCTGCTCCAGGCGGTGCAGCGCGGGGCGGAGCGGGTGCTGGTGATTTCGACGGGCGGGGTGAACCCGGGGCCGGCGAAGAGCCCGAAGAACGCGATGAACGTGCTCATGCGCACCATTGACCTGTTCGTCGCGCAGCCGCGCGTGGGCGAGGTGCAGCAGGCGGAGCTGCTCGCGGTGGCGCGGCGGCTGGGCGAGTACAACGTCTGCATCATGCGGGGCGCGAGCGAGGACTTCTGCCGCCGCAAGGGCCCGGGCTTCCAGGCGCCGGGGCTGGCGCCGGCGGCGGGGCAGGCGGTGTGGATGGGCGCGGCGCGGTTCGACCAGGTGGCGACCAGCTGGCGCACGGCGTGGATGTTCAAGCCGGAGATGGGGCTGGCGACGGCGAGCGGCTATTCGTTCACCCCGGAGGTGATGCAGCCGCTCTTCGTCGCGGGCGTGGAGTCGCTCCAGAAGCGGTGCACGGAGGTGCTGGGCCTCTTCGACATCCAGGGCACGCTGGCGGCCCGGGAGTGCGCGCGCCAACTGGTGGAGGTGTCGGACGAGGCGCGCGAGGCGCTCCCGTCCGTGCAGCAGTGCCGCAAGGACAAGCCGGAGCGCCGCACGTGTGACTGA
- a CDS encoding DUF6068 family protein, producing the protein MRRTLSRLSSRPFLLCAALVLGTGAGCESVKPRATAPADGTTAIPPPDTTTASTPDASVTPDAGAPTPTTATASPWQRARVGDRVEYAFSAHRAPPGRQRVVDPNDRGSAVAGRVALEVVAVQAPWAWLTVTFTDDQGRPLPHPRLAQDRLLPMRMEEIQAWKAEHRGQRSAEQTTAAGRSWDAQRYLHDSRPSDGPLQNRLYASEPGPLYLTHGLLDASTTLSGFGASGSQQLTLVSFRQGTNATGTLPVLERPWGPGTWFDVRQDISGTASVRRVCMGAERGFLLRKEVTGPSGDAPCADFQEADALPLEEALLSLVSEVVSLPQQWPPVPAGTAPSRRETLTVARHPIPAVVFETPLGEGVERRVQVTTYAAEPWGAALHGLADEARFGTLSDTLFRVPPKGKRVAEDGAQLVGWGAWVKDGGK; encoded by the coding sequence ATGCGACGCACCCTGTCCCGTCTCTCCTCCCGGCCCTTCCTGCTGTGCGCCGCGCTCGTCCTGGGCACGGGCGCTGGCTGCGAAAGTGTGAAGCCCCGCGCCACGGCGCCCGCGGATGGCACCACCGCCATCCCACCGCCCGACACCACCACCGCCTCCACGCCCGACGCCTCCGTCACCCCGGACGCCGGCGCGCCCACCCCCACCACCGCCACCGCGTCCCCCTGGCAGCGCGCCCGCGTGGGCGACCGCGTGGAGTACGCCTTCTCCGCCCACCGGGCCCCTCCGGGCAGACAGCGCGTCGTGGACCCCAACGACCGTGGCAGCGCCGTGGCCGGCCGCGTCGCCCTGGAGGTCGTCGCCGTGCAGGCCCCGTGGGCGTGGCTCACCGTCACCTTCACGGATGATCAAGGCAGGCCGCTTCCCCACCCGCGCCTCGCCCAGGACCGCCTGCTGCCCATGCGCATGGAGGAGATCCAGGCGTGGAAGGCCGAACACCGCGGCCAGCGCTCCGCCGAGCAGACCACCGCGGCCGGCCGCTCGTGGGACGCGCAGCGCTACCTGCACGACAGCCGCCCCAGCGACGGCCCCCTGCAGAACCGCCTCTACGCGTCGGAGCCCGGGCCGCTCTACCTCACCCACGGCCTGCTCGACGCCAGCACCACCCTGTCAGGCTTCGGCGCCAGCGGCAGCCAGCAGCTCACGCTCGTATCCTTCCGCCAGGGCACCAACGCCACCGGCACCCTCCCCGTCCTCGAACGGCCCTGGGGCCCGGGCACCTGGTTCGACGTGCGCCAGGACATCTCCGGCACGGCCTCCGTGCGCCGCGTCTGCATGGGCGCCGAGCGCGGCTTCCTGCTGCGCAAGGAGGTCACCGGCCCCTCCGGGGACGCGCCGTGCGCGGACTTCCAGGAGGCCGACGCCCTCCCCCTGGAAGAGGCCCTCCTCTCACTCGTCAGCGAAGTCGTCAGCCTGCCGCAGCAGTGGCCGCCCGTCCCCGCCGGCACCGCGCCCTCGCGCCGCGAGACCCTCACCGTCGCCCGGCACCCCATCCCCGCCGTCGTCTTCGAAACGCCGCTGGGCGAAGGCGTCGAGCGCCGCGTGCAGGTCACCACCTACGCCGCCGAACCGTGGGGCGCCGCGCTCCACGGGCTCGCGGACGAGGCCCGCTTCGGGACGCTGTCGGACACCCTCTTCCGCGTCCCGCCCAAGGGCAAGCGCGTCGCCGAGGACGGCGCCCAGCTCGTGGGCTGGGGCGCGTGGGTGAAGGACGGCGGGAAGTAG